Proteins from one Natrinema salinisoli genomic window:
- a CDS encoding alpha/beta fold hydrolase yields MPSGATFDSDGVRLAYDDLRPDGDDGTAAPIVLVHGFASSRHDNWYDWDWDEALLGAGRRVIALDCRGHGESEKPHAPEAYDTATMAADVIRLLDHLGIDQADLLGYSMGGRIGLEALYTYPERFNAGVLAGIGSATLEASDAGERIADGLLTDDPDELSDPVGKRFRTFAETTDNDLEALAACARSRTPPADWEQLSDVERPVLIVAGEDDDVAGDPRELAARFPDGEAVVVSDADHLTTVPNERFTDAAVTFLEEVALQ; encoded by the coding sequence ATGCCATCCGGAGCGACGTTCGATTCCGACGGCGTTCGGCTCGCCTACGACGATCTGCGCCCCGACGGCGACGACGGGACGGCCGCCCCGATCGTCCTCGTCCACGGCTTCGCCTCGAGTCGGCACGACAACTGGTACGACTGGGACTGGGACGAGGCCCTGCTCGGGGCCGGTCGTCGCGTGATCGCGCTAGATTGCCGAGGGCACGGCGAGAGCGAGAAGCCCCACGCGCCCGAGGCCTACGACACCGCCACTATGGCTGCCGACGTAATCCGCTTGCTCGACCACCTCGGGATCGATCAAGCTGATCTCTTGGGGTACTCGATGGGCGGTCGAATCGGGCTGGAAGCGCTGTACACCTACCCGGAGCGGTTCAACGCCGGTGTACTGGCCGGCATCGGATCTGCGACGCTCGAGGCGAGCGATGCCGGCGAACGGATCGCGGACGGTCTCCTGACCGACGACCCGGACGAACTCTCGGATCCGGTCGGGAAGCGATTTCGCACCTTCGCGGAAACGACGGACAACGACCTCGAGGCGCTCGCTGCGTGCGCTCGGTCGCGAACGCCGCCCGCGGATTGGGAGCAGCTGAGCGACGTCGAACGGCCGGTGCTGATCGTCGCTGGTGAAGACGACGACGTCGCGGGCGATCCCCGAGAACTCGCGGCTCGCTTTCCCGACGGCGAGGCCGTCGTCGTTTCCGATGCCGATCACCTGACGACCGTCCCCAACGAGCGCTTTACCGACGCCGCGGTGACGTTCCTCGAGGAAGTGGCTCTCCAGTAA
- a CDS encoding GNAT family N-acetyltransferase → MTRVVRRATVDDVWGIHEIARESWHAAYDDVLGCERVDEVVDDWYALGDLESSITDTSGRDDAAFLVATDPATPESGDETDYCGFAHAVPWPEDSSVAFLARLYVQPDSWNDGIGTALLEALETELSAGFERLRLAVLAANDIGISFYESRGFDHVGTRSSDLGTGFEEHVYEKPLSDANG, encoded by the coding sequence GTGACTCGAGTCGTCCGACGAGCGACGGTCGACGACGTCTGGGGCATCCACGAAATCGCCCGCGAGAGCTGGCACGCCGCCTACGACGACGTCCTCGGATGCGAGCGGGTCGACGAGGTAGTCGACGACTGGTACGCGCTCGGCGACCTCGAGTCGTCGATTACGGACACGAGCGGGCGCGACGACGCCGCGTTTCTCGTCGCGACGGACCCGGCGACGCCCGAGTCCGGGGACGAGACGGACTATTGCGGCTTCGCTCACGCAGTCCCCTGGCCCGAAGATTCGTCCGTGGCGTTCCTCGCACGCCTCTACGTCCAGCCCGACAGCTGGAACGACGGAATCGGCACTGCGCTGCTCGAGGCCCTCGAGACCGAACTCTCGGCGGGATTCGAGCGGCTCCGGCTGGCCGTCCTCGCCGCCAACGATATCGGGATCTCGTTCTACGAATCGCGCGGGTTCGACCACGTCGGGACGCGATCGTCCGATCTGGGCACGGGGTTCGAGGAGCACGTCTACGAAAAACCGCTCTCCGACGCGAACGGGTGA
- a CDS encoding PGF-CTERM sorting domain-containing protein, translating into MNRITAVALAVLVATAALPAAAVGAGASAASPSQQSDGSAYAGTHVEFDTSSNAVTDYRVDGETVFENVTVASQSDHDSRTSLDASVGLDAVANLSGIGLDIAAQSSTRAEIATEGSASMAAHDSERGILTVDAGDEAQYVEAELGADATAEAESDDRVVVDSGERTGAFVVVGDGEVAVNENDDVTADLQSDSKLVFRSYADGERDENAKAQERMIANGTATAEVYAEERDGERVADVATYGQDIAVETSNESQDRLEMTVERSQSEGTVVITSVSEAAIDGVESAEDLSVTVDGEAAAQASSRSDLEGAIGSDQSRYMVTQSSDASASADVLVAVNHFSERQLSIQDSDDGGDSTDDGGDSTNESTDGSDSSGDSIPGFGAGAALIALLSGVAARIRQ; encoded by the coding sequence ATGAATCGAATCACAGCCGTTGCACTCGCCGTCCTCGTCGCGACGGCGGCCCTCCCGGCCGCCGCTGTCGGCGCGGGTGCGAGCGCAGCATCGCCCTCCCAACAGAGCGACGGTAGCGCCTACGCGGGTACGCACGTCGAATTCGACACCTCGAGCAACGCGGTCACCGATTACCGCGTCGACGGTGAGACGGTCTTCGAGAACGTGACCGTCGCATCGCAGAGCGACCACGACAGTCGAACCAGTCTCGACGCGAGCGTCGGGCTCGACGCCGTGGCGAACCTCTCCGGAATCGGACTCGATATCGCCGCACAGTCCAGCACGCGCGCCGAGATCGCGACCGAAGGGTCCGCCTCGATGGCGGCCCACGATAGCGAGCGCGGGATCCTGACCGTCGACGCCGGCGACGAGGCGCAGTACGTCGAAGCCGAACTCGGAGCCGACGCGACGGCCGAGGCCGAGAGCGACGACCGCGTCGTCGTCGACAGCGGCGAGCGCACCGGTGCGTTCGTCGTGGTCGGCGACGGTGAGGTGGCCGTCAACGAGAACGACGACGTGACGGCGGACCTGCAGAGCGATTCGAAGCTGGTCTTCCGCTCGTACGCGGACGGCGAACGCGACGAAAACGCGAAAGCACAGGAACGGATGATCGCCAACGGGACGGCGACCGCCGAAGTCTACGCCGAGGAACGCGACGGCGAGCGCGTCGCCGACGTCGCGACCTACGGCCAGGACATCGCGGTCGAGACGTCGAACGAGAGCCAGGATCGACTCGAGATGACCGTCGAACGCTCCCAGAGCGAGGGGACCGTCGTCATCACGAGCGTCTCCGAAGCCGCCATCGACGGCGTCGAAAGCGCCGAGGACCTCTCGGTGACCGTCGACGGTGAGGCCGCCGCGCAGGCGTCCTCGCGCAGCGACCTCGAGGGCGCGATCGGGAGCGACCAGTCCCGATACATGGTGACCCAGTCGAGCGACGCGTCGGCGAGCGCCGACGTGCTCGTGGCGGTCAACCACTTCTCGGAACGACAGCTGTCGATTCAGGACAGCGACGACGGTGGAGATAGCACCGACGACGGCGGAGACAGCACCAACGAGAGCACCGACGGGAGCGACAGTAGCGGCGACAGCATCCCCGGCTTCGGTGCCGGTGCGGCGCTGATCGCCCTGCTGAGCGGTGTCGCCGCTCGAATCCGCCAGTAA
- the kdgK1 gene encoding bifunctional 2-dehydro-3-deoxygluconokinase/2-dehydro-3-deoxygalactonokinase: MSESDIVTFGETMLRLSPPNHERLENADEFEVRAAGAESNVAIAANRLGASATWISKVPETALGRRVVGELRGHGIDADVVWSHRGRQGTYYLEHAGKPRGTNVIYDRENTAIATAEAREFDIDRIQDAKVFFTTGITPALSSTLRDTTLNLLKAARKGGTTTAFDFNYRRKLWSPDEAKKTLTKLFPGIDVLVIAARDARTVLGFEGDPRQLAHKLGSQYDFTTVVVTRGSEGAVGWHDSVVHDHDAYETDTLDPIGTGDAFTGAFIARRLDGDDVPTALEYAAATASLKRTIPGDVALVTADEVEEVVKDQGEDISR; the protein is encoded by the coding sequence GTGAGCGAAAGCGACATCGTCACGTTCGGTGAGACGATGCTTCGGCTGTCGCCGCCGAATCACGAGCGCCTCGAGAACGCCGACGAGTTCGAGGTGCGCGCCGCCGGCGCGGAGAGTAATGTCGCGATCGCCGCGAATCGGCTGGGCGCCTCCGCGACGTGGATCTCGAAGGTCCCCGAAACCGCGCTCGGACGGCGCGTCGTCGGCGAGCTTCGGGGCCACGGCATCGACGCCGACGTCGTCTGGAGCCACCGCGGTCGGCAGGGGACCTACTACCTCGAGCACGCGGGCAAGCCCCGGGGAACGAACGTGATCTACGACCGGGAGAACACGGCCATCGCGACGGCGGAAGCCCGCGAGTTCGACATCGACCGGATCCAGGACGCGAAGGTCTTCTTCACGACCGGGATCACGCCCGCGCTCTCCTCGACGTTGCGGGATACGACGCTCAATCTGCTTAAGGCGGCCCGGAAGGGCGGGACGACGACCGCGTTCGACTTCAACTATCGGCGCAAGCTCTGGTCGCCCGACGAGGCCAAGAAGACGCTCACCAAGCTGTTCCCGGGCATCGACGTACTCGTGATCGCCGCCCGCGACGCGCGGACCGTCCTCGGCTTCGAGGGCGATCCACGACAGCTCGCCCACAAACTCGGATCCCAGTACGACTTCACGACGGTCGTCGTCACCCGCGGCTCCGAGGGTGCGGTCGGCTGGCACGACAGCGTCGTCCACGACCACGACGCCTACGAAACCGACACCCTCGACCCGATCGGCACCGGCGACGCCTTCACCGGCGCGTTCATCGCCCGCCGGCTCGACGGCGACGACGTCCCGACCGCCCTCGAGTACGCCGCGGCGACGGCGTCGCTCAAGCGGACGATCCCCGGCGACGTCGCGCTCGTGACCGCCGACGAAGTCGAGGAAGTCGTCAAAGACCAGGGCGAAGACATCTCGCGGTAG
- the rtcA gene encoding RNA 3'-terminal phosphate cyclase has protein sequence MTTPRDLDGSSAGGQFLRTALALSVFETEPVRLTNVRGDRSTPGVRHQHLAVLETMAELCDAEVSGAELGSETIVFEPGLVDDGTGRGQLAGGSYDIDIGTAGSVTLLCNALLPLASILESPLSVTVSGGTDVAWSPPLDYLRHVTLPLIRRFGIQAACEVDRRGFYPDGGGTVTLRLAPSSLKRIDLLERGSLEGLRLYSTESESLADRDVAYRQAEGALERLDGDSDFELTERCESTANSPSPGSALVLRVDHGTGIAGFSALGERGKPAERVGEDAADAANRFLEGTAPVDRHMGDQLLAFLAISGGRVRVPSVTDHVKTRCELLEAFGVGVELERDGETAVVSVTSPLGCGE, from the coding sequence ATGACGACGCCTCGCGACCTCGACGGCTCGAGTGCCGGCGGCCAGTTCCTCCGAACCGCGCTCGCGCTGTCGGTCTTCGAAACCGAGCCCGTTCGCCTCACGAACGTCCGCGGCGATCGATCGACGCCCGGCGTACGCCATCAACATCTCGCAGTACTGGAAACCATGGCCGAACTGTGCGACGCCGAGGTCTCGGGGGCCGAACTCGGGTCGGAGACGATCGTGTTCGAACCGGGACTCGTCGACGACGGAACTGGTCGCGGGCAACTCGCGGGCGGCAGTTACGACATCGACATCGGGACCGCCGGCAGCGTGACGCTGCTGTGCAACGCCCTGTTGCCGCTGGCGTCGATTCTCGAGTCCCCGCTGTCGGTGACTGTCAGCGGCGGGACGGACGTCGCGTGGTCGCCGCCGCTGGACTACCTGCGGCACGTCACACTCCCGCTGATTCGTCGCTTCGGGATCCAGGCCGCCTGCGAGGTCGATCGCCGCGGGTTCTACCCCGACGGCGGCGGCACCGTGACGCTTCGGCTCGCCCCCTCGAGCCTCAAGCGGATCGACCTCCTCGAGCGGGGCTCGCTCGAGGGGCTCCGGCTCTACTCGACCGAATCGGAGTCGCTCGCTGATCGCGACGTCGCCTATCGGCAGGCTGAGGGGGCACTCGAGCGACTGGACGGGGATTCCGATTTCGAACTGACGGAGCGCTGCGAGTCGACTGCAAACAGTCCCTCGCCCGGTTCCGCACTGGTGCTCCGCGTCGACCACGGGACCGGGATCGCCGGCTTCAGCGCCCTCGGCGAGCGCGGGAAACCGGCCGAGCGCGTCGGCGAAGACGCCGCGGACGCCGCGAACCGGTTTCTCGAGGGGACTGCCCCGGTCGATCGGCACATGGGCGATCAGCTGCTCGCGTTCCTCGCGATTTCGGGCGGCCGGGTGCGCGTGCCGAGTGTGACGGATCACGTGAAAACGCGGTGTGAACTGCTCGAGGCCTTTGGGGTGGGGGTCGAGCTCGAGCGGGACGGCGAGACCGCGGTCGTCTCGGTCACGTCGCCGCTCGGTTGCGGGGAGTGA